A window of Aquibium oceanicum genomic DNA:
CGGTCGAGTCCAACCTTCGCGTCTCGGACCTGATCGCGCGGACCGTGCTGGCGCATCTGGAGAAGGCCTGAATGTCGGAAAGACTGCTGAGTGTCGCCGAGGCGCATGCGCTGGTCGTGGCCGCCCTGATGGCATCGCGGACCTCGCCGGACAACGCGGCGCAAGTCGCGGATGCGCTTATCGGCGCGGAACTGGCGGGGCAGGGCGGTCACGGCCTGCGCCGCGTGCCGGCCTACGCCGCGCAGGCCAGAGCCGGCAAGGTCGACGGCTTCGCCACGCCGAGCGCAAAGCGTACCCGGCCGGGCGCCGTGCATGTCGATGCAGCACTCGGGTTCGCCTATCCCGCGCTCGGCCTGGCCGCGCGGGAACTGCTCGCGATCACGCCGGAGCAGGGCATCGCGACCGCGGGCATTTATCGCTCGCATCATGCCGGCGTCGCCGGGCTTGCGGTCGAAGCTCTGGCCGAGCAAGGCCTCGTGGCCTTGATGTTTGCCAACGCGCCGGCCTCGATCGCGCCCTGGGGCGGGCGGCGTCCGCTCTACGGAACCGACCCGATCGCCTTTGCCTGCCCGACGGAGGGCGGCTTGCCGGTGGTGGTCGACGTGTCGATGTCCAAGGTGGCGCGCGGCAAGATCATGGCGGCAAACCAGAAGAAGGAGCCGATCCCCGAGGGCTGGGCGCTGGATGTCGACGGCAACCCCACCACGGATGCCAAGGCGGCCCTTGCCGGAACCATGGTGCCTCTCGGCGATGCGAAAGGCACGGCGCTAGCCCTCATGGTCGAGCTCTTATGCGCCGGTCTGACCGGCGCCAACTATGCCTACGAACAATCCTCCTTCTTCGACGCCGAGGGTGCGCCGCCGGCCACCGGACAACTCCTGATCGCGATCGACCCTCAGGCCTTCGGCACCGGGTCTCTGTCACGCTTCGCGGAGATGGCGGGGCTCGTCGCGGGCATGGATGGCGCGCGGTTGCCAGGGTCGAGGAGGCAGGCTATTCGTGAACGCCTTCGGCGCGACGGCATCCCTGCCGACGCCGCGCTCGTCATTGAAATCGAACAGATAGCCGCCGGTTGAAGGCGGGCCAAGGAGGCGTCCCGATGTTGCAGAAAACCAGCCACTACATGCGCCAGGCGAACCTTATCGGCGGCGAATGGGTGCAAGCGGATTCGGGCGCCACCATCGACGTCACCAACCCGGCCAACGGCCTCAAGATCGGCACAGTGCCGAAATCCGGCAAGGCCGAGACCAAGCGCGCCATCGAAGCCGCGGCCGAAGCCTTCAAGACCTTCCGCAAGACCTCGGCGCTCGATCGGTCCAAGATGCTGCGCCGGCTGCACGACGCCATCATGGACAACCAGGACGCGCTGGGCGAACTCCTGACCATGGAACAGGGCAAGTCGCTGACCGAGGCCAAGGGCGAGGTCGGCGCTTCTGCCGCCTACATCATGTGGTTCGCGGAGGAAGCGCGCCGCACCTATGGCGACGTCGTGCCGTCGCCCTGGGCCGACCGTCGAATCCTGGTGACGCGCGAGCCGGTGGGCGTGATCGCCGCCATCACGCCGTGGAACTTCCCATCCTCCATGCTAGCCCGCAAGATCGGCCCGGCCATCGCCGCCGGCTGCACGACGGTGGTCAAGCCCGCCTCGCAGACTCCGTACTCCGGTCTTGCCTGGGGACTTCTGTGCGAGGAAGCCGGCATTCCGGCCGGCGTGGTCAACATCGTCACCGGCTCCGCCGCCGAGATCGGCGACGAGATCTGCGCCAATCCGCTGGTCAAGAAGATCACCTTCACCGGCTCGACCGAGGTCGGCAAGATTCTGATCGAGAAG
This region includes:
- a CDS encoding NAD-dependent succinate-semialdehyde dehydrogenase — its product is MLQKTSHYMRQANLIGGEWVQADSGATIDVTNPANGLKIGTVPKSGKAETKRAIEAAAEAFKTFRKTSALDRSKMLRRLHDAIMDNQDALGELLTMEQGKSLTEAKGEVGASAAYIMWFAEEARRTYGDVVPSPWADRRILVTREPVGVIAAITPWNFPSSMLARKIGPAIAAGCTTVVKPASQTPYSGLAWGLLCEEAGIPAGVVNIVTGSAAEIGDEICANPLVKKITFTGSTEVGKILIEKSAATVKKVSMELGGNAPFLVFDDADIDRAVEGAMVAKYRNSGQTCVCTNRFFVQAGIHDRFVEKLAEASDKLKVGSGLDQGVQQGPLIDDKAVEKVEELIGDATAKGGKVVTGGKRHDLGGSFFQPTVISGATPDMRFMKEEIFGPVAPVFKFETEEEAVALANDTEYGLACYFYTSDLGRAFRVMEGLKYGMVGVNEGLITTPEAPFGGVKESGLGREGGHQGIEDYLDTKYVCIGGLGL
- a CDS encoding Ldh family oxidoreductase, which encodes MSERLLSVAEAHALVVAALMASRTSPDNAAQVADALIGAELAGQGGHGLRRVPAYAAQARAGKVDGFATPSAKRTRPGAVHVDAALGFAYPALGLAARELLAITPEQGIATAGIYRSHHAGVAGLAVEALAEQGLVALMFANAPASIAPWGGRRPLYGTDPIAFACPTEGGLPVVVDVSMSKVARGKIMAANQKKEPIPEGWALDVDGNPTTDAKAALAGTMVPLGDAKGTALALMVELLCAGLTGANYAYEQSSFFDAEGAPPATGQLLIAIDPQAFGTGSLSRFAEMAGLVAGMDGARLPGSRRQAIRERLRRDGIPADAALVIEIEQIAAG